The DNA region ATTAGAGACGCGTGAATAGATCGAAGAGACCACTCGCTCCGCCCGCTCGGCATCCGATTTCTTGGATACTTCACCTTCGAGGTAGAGCGTGTCGCCGGCAGCGCGAATCTTTACATGTTCAAAACCGGCCGCATCGAGCGCCGAGTCGGCTTCTTGGCCGAGATATTTGAGAGCATTCTGGTTTACGCGCGTGAGGTTGACGACGGCGGGATACATTTGGAGAACTTTATGAATCCGGTCGAGGTCCTCGCCACGAAAGACCTGTCCGTCAATGATCAGGCGACCGCCATTTACTCGAAGGCGGATGCCTTCAATCCCTTTCAGAAGCGCACCGACCTCAGGCTCCAAGTTACGGACGCCGCTCTTCACCTGGATCGAGTAAGTCTCTTTCTTGTTTCCTTCGGACCAGATAATGAGGTCGGTTGTCCCATCGGTTAAACCGGTCACGATGACCTGTTTGGCCTCCGGCAACGCTTTGACGTCCGCGACGGCCGGATTTCCGATGGCGACGCGAACGACTCCCGGAGCCTGAATCACCTGTTGGTGACCTGGAGATATGGAGATCGGGCGCCCGGCAAAAACGCTCGAACTCCAAGCGGCCAGGCCGGCGCTGAGAAGGAATCGAAGGATATGAAGTTGGTGTTGCATCGAGAGCGCGTTAGCGCAAGCCGGGTGCCAAACAGCTAAAACTCTATCTTGCTAAAATCTATGGTATTTTTGTCGCAGCCGTGAATCGTACAAGATCTGAAGTGCTCCCCTTGAGAATGAAAATCGGTCTTTGGGTTTTGGCGGCGGTACTGATCGTGGAACTGCCGGGCCAAACCCAATCCGCTTCCTCTCCGGATCCTTTAAACGTCCTCACCAGTGGATTTGAGAATCAGACGTCCGATGTTCAGCAGAAAATTCTTCGGCACGTGGGGCTGCTTCAATCCGAGGAATCCATACCGTTCTTGGCGAGCGTGGCGTTGACGGAGTCGTTCGGTCAAGAGGTGCGTCGAGAGGCGCTGAAGGCTTTTCTGGCGTTACGGTCCCCCGAACGCTTTCGCCCCGTTTTACGGCCGCTTTCCAGCACATTGCTTGAGCTCACTTCGATCATCGATGCGTTTTTGGAAATCGACGACCGGCAATTGGTTGCCCCATTTGTCCAGGCGGCTGTCCAACCGGAGATCGACGAAAGAATCCAGCGCAAGATGATTTTGGCCGTTCTCTCCTTGTGGAGCGAACGTGAATCTTCACACGAAAATTTCGAGCTTTGGCGAAAAACTAAAGCGAGCGAGATCCTCGCAGAGGTCGCGAAAAACTCTACGGGCGCCCGACAATCGCGCGCACTGCTTGTTCTTGGGCGAATTCATGATGAGGCATCGACGAAAGCCTTGATCCGCTTTTTGGATTCGGATGACCACGCTATCGTGGCCTCCGCCATCAAGGGGCTGGCTCGGGGGGGTGAAAAAGGGGCGCCGGCCCTCGGGAGGTTTCTCCAAAAGTCGAAGTCGCCCGAGCTTCGGCGGTTTGCCGTCGAGGCGCTCGGCCGGATCGGAGGAGCCGCATCCGTGAGGGCCTTGGAATCGTATCGATCTCGAGCGGAGCCATCCGAGAAAGGCCTTGTTTCGGAAATGCTGGCGCGGCTTAAGAAGAAAAACCGGTGAGAGAGTTGACCTACACGACTTGACCCGCCGCCCAGCCGGATGCCCAGGCCCACTGGAAATTGTACCCGCCCAACCAGCCGGTCACATCCACGACTTCGCCTATAAAATAGAGTCCCGGCACCTTCTTGGATTCCATCGTCTTGGACGAAAGTTCGTTCGTATCGACGCCGCCTCGAGTGACCTCCGCCTTGTTGTAACCGACGGTTCGTTTGGGAATGAATTCCCATCGATTCAGCATTCGACCGAAAGCCTCTAGTTTGGAGTCAGCGATGGATCCGATCGGCCCCGAGTCGGCCAGATACTGGTTGGAAAAGAGATCCGCAAAACGGTTGGGAAGGAGAGGGACAAGCAAACGTTTCACCCGTGCGTCCGGATTTCTGCGCTTTTGGTCGATCAACCAGGCGGAGGCGCGGATCTTGGGCAGGAAATTGACGCTGACAACGTCACCGGTGTGCCAATACAGAGAAGCTTGCAGAGCGGCGGGGCCGCTGAAACCGACGTGAGTGAAAAGAAGACTTTCACGAAAAGAGGATTTGTCGCATTGAATTTCGGCATTGAGGGAAACGCCGGCCAACGATCCGAATTGCGTCCGTTCCGGTTCGGCGAAAACAAAACCGTCAAGCGCCGGGGCGGTGTCCACGATGTTGAGTCCAAACTGGCGGGCGATGCGATACCCGAAATCGCCGGCGCCGATCCGTTGAAAGGAGAGGCCGCCGGTGGCGATCACCAAGGAATACGAATCAAATTCATCTCGACTCGTCACGCAATGGAACGTGGATGTTTTTGTGACACTTTCCACGCGGCAATCGAGAAAGAGCTCGACGTGGGCGGTATCACATTCGCGGATGAGCATGTTTACGATTTGATCGGCGAGGCCGTCGCAAAAGAGCTGTCCCAAATGTTTCTCGTGAAAGGCGATTTTGTGCCTCCGGACCAGCTGAATGAAATCGGCCGGCGTATAACGGGAAAGGGCGGAGATCATGAATCGAGGATTTTGAGAGACGAACCGCTGGGGCACCGTGCCGGTGTTCGTGAAGTTGCACCGTCCGCCTCCGGAAATAATGATTT from Bdellovibrionota bacterium includes:
- a CDS encoding HEAT repeat domain-containing protein, with translation MKIGLWVLAAVLIVELPGQTQSASSPDPLNVLTSGFENQTSDVQQKILRHVGLLQSEESIPFLASVALTESFGQEVRREALKAFLALRSPERFRPVLRPLSSTLLELTSIIDAFLEIDDRQLVAPFVQAAVQPEIDERIQRKMILAVLSLWSERESSHENFELWRKTKASEILAEVAKNSTGARQSRALLVLGRIHDEASTKALIRFLDSDDHAIVASAIKGLARGGEKGAPALGRFLQKSKSPELRRFAVEALGRIGGAASVRALESYRSRAEPSEKGLVSEMLARLKKKNR
- a CDS encoding NAD(P)/FAD-dependent oxidoreductase, translating into MASYDVVIIGAGAAGMMCAIEAGKRGRSVVLLEHSGRPGRKIIISGGGRCNFTNTGTVPQRFVSQNPRFMISALSRYTPADFIQLVRRHKIAFHEKHLGQLFCDGLADQIVNMLIRECDTAHVELFLDCRVESVTKTSTFHCVTSRDEFDSYSLVIATGGLSFQRIGAGDFGYRIARQFGLNIVDTAPALDGFVFAEPERTQFGSLAGVSLNAEIQCDKSSFRESLLFTHVGFSGPAALQASLYWHTGDVVSVNFLPKIRASAWLIDQKRRNPDARVKRLLVPLLPNRFADLFSNQYLADSGPIGSIADSKLEAFGRMLNRWEFIPKRTVGYNKAEVTRGGVDTNELSSKTMESKKVPGLYFIGEVVDVTGWLGGYNFQWAWASGWAAGQVV